One window of Papaver somniferum cultivar HN1 chromosome 9, ASM357369v1, whole genome shotgun sequence genomic DNA carries:
- the LOC113311152 gene encoding kinetochore protein SLK19-like yields MYLARKSSSLSALRVMKKPKSSSSENTESQKKKPSIDNESQNKESHKRKASDVEMVDGKKQRVKKSRKPIALYSNLSILDFSATDVVPMSTVQPSNTNPPITLIISQTLEKDISVTHISPQYSEKNVPATPSPTNPLMDENAYVTYEELFKESLANKEFSLSQILKNTPSVASATPSRANQVFPSSINSTSQPNLPQDKSSIPTDFTPPLSLLNSFPLNKKTLDSLKLAAQTLSDVINSAQSSTDDPCKLRSCSALSKILCEVPVDKASRDDILSQIDPSFHVSLDVMDSHRRVMLAEKNFESSCSQLELSQKNASLEKEIQKLRGELQISNFEAENLRNENKKLRDEEYPEPDSDFDLLSDDEKDQDDEEIQQEGEKSVNEAGIEIENPGSSDKV; encoded by the exons ATGTATCTAGCAAG GAAAAGTTCTTCCCTTAGTGCTCTTCGAGTTATGAAAAAACCAAAGTCTTCTTCTAGTGAAAACACGGAATCGCAGAAGAAAAAACCAAGCATTGATAATGAATCTCAAAATAAGGAATCTCACAAGAGGAAG GCTTCCGATGTTGAGATGGTTGATGGTAAGAAGCAGAGAGTTAAGAAGTCTCGCAAACCCATAGCACTTTATTCAAACCTTTCCATTCTAGATTTTAGCGCTACAGATGTTGTTCCTATGTCCACAGTTCAACCTTCGAATACTAATCCTCCTATCACTCTGATAATAAGTCAAACCCTTGAAAAAGATATTTCGGTTACTCATATATCTCCCCAGTATTCTGAGAAGAATGttcctgctactccttcaccaacaaatcCTCTTATGGATGAAAATGCCTATGTTACTTATGAAGAACTTTTTAAAGAATCTCTTGCGAACAAAGAATTTTCTCTTAGTCAAATACTAAAAAATACTCCTTCTGTTGCTTCTGCGACTCCATCGCGTGCAAATCAAGTCTTTCCTTCATCCATTAATTCTACTTCTCAACCAAATCTTCCTCAAGATAAATCCTCTATCCCTACAGATTTTACTCCTCCTCTTTCCTTACTGAATTCTTTTCCTTTGAATAAAAAAACTTTGGATAGTCTGAAACTTGCTGCCCAAACTCTATCCGATGTCATCAATTCTGCCCAATCTTCAACTGATGATCCCTGCAAGCTTCGCTCATGTTCAGCTTTAAGCAAGATTCTATGTGAAGTTCCCGTTGATAAAGCTTCAAGGGATGATATTCTTTCTCAAATTGACCCGAGTTTTCATGTTTCTCTAGATGTCATG GATTCTCATCGTCGCGTAATGCTTGCTGAAAAGAATTTTGAGTCTAGCTGTTCTCAGTTGGAACTTTCGCAGAAAAATGCCTCTTTGGAAAAGGAGATACAAAAGCTGAGAGGGGAactccaaatttcaaattttgaggctgaaaatcttcgcaacgAAAATAAAAAACTTAGAG ACGAAGAATATCCTGAGCCAGATAGTGATTTTGACCTTTTAAGCGATGATGAAAAAGATCAAGACGATGAAGAAATTCAACAAGAAGGAGAAAAATCTGTTAATGAAGCCGGTATTGAGATTGAAAATCCTGGATCCAGTGATAAAGTCtga